In the genome of Methanopyrus kandleri AV19, one region contains:
- a CDS encoding prenyltransferase/squalene oxidase repeat-containing protein translates to MGAAKADLVSDVQQRCEQAVDWLLTNQQPDGGWLYEGYGDKSSAMDTGVVLLGLCEAYDRLPQDQQCKVREAVDRGVEYILKCWDGDRKMFWDYPDGGGKEEYMPMYTVHALMGLIAVEKKFPDIAEKHGVSKYIDEALEKLLSMQNDDGSWSNFGPGSWSSPGRCTGLVVWLAEWSGRYGPSDERIAKGLKYIENHLEKSPLGGLISSNGPKIDFTVWDMLAFYFSGDEYYRSFVPKLQEGVLGFQHKDDEFAGAFAAHTSVYDSEYGPEGTAAPCPHKTARVLFALMLTGADPNDDRVKKAVEFLLNTKSQSEGAWFWPTMNDPSKPDNNPMKAYCTGWCLAALGAWLQKVPAKKHGIPVSPLMVALAFIPARRAWQAGTP, encoded by the coding sequence TTGGGCGCCGCTAAGGCGGACCTCGTGAGCGACGTCCAACAGCGTTGCGAGCAGGCCGTGGATTGGCTTCTAACCAACCAACAACCGGACGGCGGCTGGTTGTACGAAGGTTACGGTGACAAGTCCTCCGCCATGGACACCGGAGTAGTCCTACTCGGGCTGTGCGAGGCGTACGATAGACTCCCCCAGGATCAGCAGTGTAAGGTGCGCGAAGCCGTGGATCGCGGTGTCGAGTACATCCTGAAGTGCTGGGACGGTGACAGGAAGATGTTCTGGGATTACCCGGACGGAGGAGGAAAAGAGGAGTACATGCCGATGTACACCGTTCACGCGCTGATGGGTCTCATCGCCGTCGAGAAGAAGTTCCCTGACATCGCCGAGAAGCACGGTGTAAGTAAGTACATCGATGAAGCCCTGGAGAAACTTCTGAGTATGCAAAACGATGACGGATCGTGGAGCAACTTCGGTCCGGGTTCGTGGTCGAGCCCGGGACGGTGTACTGGACTCGTCGTATGGCTGGCGGAGTGGTCCGGTAGGTACGGACCCAGTGACGAGCGCATCGCGAAGGGTCTGAAGTACATCGAAAACCACTTGGAGAAGTCGCCGCTGGGCGGGCTGATCTCCAGTAACGGACCGAAAATAGACTTCACGGTCTGGGATATGCTGGCGTTCTACTTCTCTGGTGACGAGTATTACCGGAGTTTCGTACCGAAGCTGCAGGAGGGAGTGCTAGGGTTCCAGCATAAGGACGATGAGTTCGCGGGCGCGTTCGCAGCTCACACGTCGGTGTACGACAGTGAATACGGTCCGGAAGGAACCGCAGCTCCGTGTCCACACAAGACGGCGCGAGTGTTGTTCGCGTTGATGCTGACGGGAGCCGACCCGAACGACGACCGAGTGAAGAAGGCCGTGGAGTTCCTGCTGAACACGAAGAGCCAGTCGGAAGGCGCGTGGTTCTGGCCGACGATGAACGACCCATCGAAACCAGACAATAATCCGATGAAGGCGTACTGTACGGGCTGGTGCCTAGCCGCACTGGGTGCGTGGCTGCAGAAGGTGCCTGCCAAGAAGCACGGGATACCAGTATCGCCGCTGATGGTAGCGCTGGCGTTCATTCCAGCTCGTCGAGCTTGGCAGGCAGGTACTCCTTGA
- a CDS encoding DNA topoisomerase IV subunit A, protein MSEALQRLREFAKQVLKCVEKDEPVRIPKRTTSNIRYDPEREIFTLGPDKLERRPRTLKGSKKLAQMLSVAAFAKELVEKGRSATLREIYYTSEGWEVDFKDQRESDAIVEDLEATLGLKREEFGVWPEEDGAAVYGDLLVREDGVEIHAERAGISGYNIPPNVDAVEILDCGAERVIAVETMGMYRRLVQERAHEKLNALIVGLKGQAARATRRLLRRLNEELGLPVYVFTDGDPYGWHIYMVIRSGSAKAAHLNEELACPDAKFIGVTATDIVEYDLPTEPLKKTDYKRIEELRRDPRYYDPFWKKELDLLEKLGKKAEQQAFAKYSLDYVVKEYLPAKLDELE, encoded by the coding sequence ATGTCCGAAGCCCTACAACGCCTACGTGAGTTCGCGAAACAGGTCCTGAAGTGCGTGGAGAAGGACGAACCAGTCCGGATACCGAAACGTACGACGTCCAACATCCGTTACGACCCCGAGCGTGAGATATTCACGCTCGGTCCCGATAAGCTCGAGCGCCGTCCACGCACCCTGAAAGGCTCCAAGAAGTTGGCTCAGATGCTAAGTGTCGCCGCCTTCGCCAAGGAGCTCGTGGAGAAGGGCCGCTCCGCCACCCTCAGGGAGATTTACTACACCAGCGAAGGTTGGGAAGTCGACTTCAAGGATCAGCGCGAGAGCGACGCGATCGTGGAGGACTTGGAAGCGACGCTAGGTCTCAAGCGTGAGGAGTTCGGTGTATGGCCCGAAGAGGACGGCGCCGCCGTGTACGGCGACCTGCTAGTCCGGGAAGACGGCGTCGAGATCCACGCCGAGCGAGCCGGGATCAGCGGCTACAACATCCCGCCCAACGTCGATGCCGTTGAGATACTGGATTGTGGCGCCGAACGCGTGATCGCCGTTGAGACTATGGGTATGTACCGTAGGCTCGTTCAGGAGCGCGCCCACGAGAAGCTGAACGCGCTGATCGTGGGACTGAAGGGTCAAGCCGCTCGGGCGACCAGACGACTGCTCCGACGTCTGAACGAGGAGCTGGGATTGCCCGTGTACGTGTTCACGGACGGCGATCCCTACGGCTGGCACATTTACATGGTGATAAGGAGTGGAAGTGCCAAAGCCGCTCATCTCAACGAGGAGCTCGCGTGTCCTGACGCTAAATTCATCGGCGTCACGGCCACCGATATCGTCGAGTACGACCTTCCCACGGAACCCCTGAAGAAGACCGATTACAAGAGAATAGAGGAGCTGCGCCGAGATCCGCGGTACTACGACCCGTTCTGGAAGAAAGAACTGGATTTATTGGAAAAACTCGGGAAGAAGGCAGAGCAGCAGGCGTTCGCGAAGTATTCCCTGGACTACGTCGTCAAGGAGTACCTGCCTGCCAAGCTCGACGAGCTGGAATGA
- a CDS encoding KH domain-containing protein, whose amino-acid sequence MAELADEFYESAERVKIPKDRIGVLIGKDGETKRYIEEKTGVELRIDSKTGEVEIRPTERVKDPLDLIKAKECVLAIGRGFSPERAFRLLREEDASLEVIDLYELVGRNPKALERQRARIIGREGRTRQLIEELSGADVSIRGKTVALIGTPRQLQIARKAIEMLASGAPHGRVYRFLEDQRRKMKREKLRLWKDSEPPDIL is encoded by the coding sequence TTGGCGGAGCTGGCCGATGAATTCTACGAGAGCGCCGAGCGCGTGAAAATCCCCAAAGATCGTATCGGAGTGTTGATAGGCAAGGATGGCGAGACCAAGCGTTACATCGAAGAAAAGACGGGAGTGGAACTGCGCATAGATAGCAAGACGGGCGAGGTCGAGATCCGTCCCACCGAGCGTGTCAAGGATCCGCTCGATCTCATCAAAGCCAAAGAATGTGTGTTGGCCATAGGTCGAGGGTTCTCCCCGGAGCGTGCGTTCCGACTCCTGAGGGAGGAAGACGCGAGTCTCGAAGTGATCGATCTGTACGAGCTCGTCGGCCGCAACCCGAAGGCGTTGGAGCGGCAGAGGGCCAGGATCATCGGTCGAGAGGGGCGCACGCGGCAGCTTATCGAGGAGCTCAGCGGTGCCGACGTGTCCATCCGTGGCAAGACGGTGGCCCTTATCGGAACGCCCAGACAGCTTCAGATCGCGAGGAAGGCGATCGAAATGCTCGCCTCGGGTGCCCCGCACGGACGCGTGTACCGGTTCCTCGAGGACCAGCGTCGTAAGATGAAGCGCGAGAAGCTGCGCCTGTGGAAGGACTCGGAGCCCCCCGACATCCTCTAA
- a CDS encoding serine protein kinase RIO, producing MSEDKYFSAIEELEPKPGKVKRLEKTLEDLKVEEEVFDQYTLMTLYELSRRGYIDGLMGFVKTGKEANVARGVRGDELVAVKIYRAATSDFRRMWRYIRGDPRFKNIGRKRHRIVYAWTEKEFKNLTRAYEAGVRCPEPIAHMNNVLIMEFIGDDEGNPYPLMKDNPPEEEYAEDVLSNILDDYRRMYRKAEIVHGDLSEYNILYGGKGDYRIIDFSQGVVLDHPIAEELLIRDLRNLIRFFERLSVDTPTLEEALEYVRG from the coding sequence TTGTCTGAAGATAAATACTTCTCCGCGATCGAGGAACTGGAGCCGAAACCAGGAAAGGTCAAAAGACTGGAGAAAACCCTGGAAGATCTGAAGGTAGAGGAGGAAGTCTTCGACCAGTACACCCTGATGACCCTGTACGAGCTGTCCAGGCGTGGATACATCGACGGGCTCATGGGGTTCGTGAAGACAGGGAAAGAGGCCAACGTCGCCAGGGGAGTCCGTGGCGACGAGCTAGTCGCCGTCAAGATTTACCGCGCCGCCACCAGCGACTTCCGCCGGATGTGGAGGTACATCCGAGGCGATCCCAGGTTCAAGAACATCGGGCGCAAGCGACACCGTATCGTCTACGCCTGGACCGAGAAGGAGTTCAAGAACCTGACCCGCGCCTACGAGGCAGGCGTCAGGTGTCCCGAGCCGATCGCTCACATGAACAACGTGCTGATTATGGAGTTCATCGGAGACGATGAAGGGAACCCGTACCCGCTGATGAAAGATAATCCCCCGGAGGAAGAGTACGCGGAGGACGTTCTCTCGAATATCCTCGATGACTACCGCAGGATGTATCGCAAAGCCGAGATAGTCCACGGCGACCTCAGCGAGTACAACATCCTCTACGGGGGCAAGGGCGACTACAGGATCATAGACTTCTCCCAAGGGGTCGTGCTGGATCACCCCATCGCCGAAGAGCTGTTGATACGTGACTTGCGAAACCTCATCCGATTCTTCGAGCGCTTAAGTGTCGACACCCCCACGTTAGAGGAGGCCCTCGAGTACGTCCGGGGGTGA
- the eif1A gene encoding translation initiation factor eIF-1A has translation MGKRIDDETLKKIRLPKEGEIFGVVEKMLGNDRVQVRCVDGKTRVARIPGKMRKRVWIREGDVVLVKPWEFQPERADVTWRYTRVQVDWLKRKGKLDERVTKLLEEIIPGA, from the coding sequence ATGGGTAAGCGCATCGACGACGAGACCCTGAAGAAGATCAGACTTCCAAAGGAAGGCGAAATATTCGGAGTTGTGGAGAAAATGTTGGGTAACGACCGCGTGCAGGTGAGGTGTGTCGACGGAAAGACTAGAGTAGCGAGGATACCCGGAAAGATGCGTAAGCGTGTCTGGATCAGGGAAGGAGACGTTGTCCTCGTGAAACCCTGGGAATTCCAACCTGAACGCGCCGACGTTACGTGGAGGTATACTAGGGTACAGGTCGACTGGCTGAAGCGCAAGGGTAAATTGGACGAACGTGTGACCAAGCTCCTTGAGGAGATCATACCGGGCGCCTGA